One genomic window of Flavobacteriales bacterium TMED191 includes the following:
- a CDS encoding T9SS C-terminal target domain-containing protein, producing IELNNENACFTDIILLINSSNESFSWEGSGGIIGELDEFELCNADWCIESFAYDPNYSEIYLSFINEGTYVLNTFINECPELTNTITFNVVENCSSANLETHLNFQMFLDANNNLNINNLEQPSSLEIYNTIGKKLIESNINKKNNLIQLNQYSKGIYTIQIHNENSSFSKKIYIN from the coding sequence AAATTGAGTTAAATAATGAAAATGCATGCTTCACAGATATAATACTCCTAATTAACAGCTCCAATGAGTCCTTTAGTTGGGAGGGTTCCGGTGGAATAATTGGTGAACTTGATGAATTTGAATTATGTAATGCTGATTGGTGTATTGAATCATTTGCATATGATCCAAATTACAGTGAAATATATTTAAGCTTTATTAACGAAGGCACATATGTTTTAAATACATTTATTAATGAGTGTCCGGAACTGACTAACACAATTACATTCAATGTGGTAGAAAACTGTAGTTCTGCAAATTTAGAAACACACCTCAATTTTCAGATGTTTTTAGATGCAAATAATAATTTAAATATTAATAATCTAGAGCAACCATCAAGCTTAGAAATTTACAATACTATTGGAAAAAAATTGATAGAATCAAACATCAATAAAAAAAATAATCTTATCCAATTAAATCAGTATAGTAAAGGAATATATACTATTCAAATACATAATGAAAACTCCTCATTTAGTAAAAAAATCTATATTAATTGA
- a CDS encoding TIGR01777 family protein — MKEKVLITGAGGLIAKNLGKILLHSGYNICFLSSNKKNLSSNTFYWNFEEKYIDENALHNVDHIIHLAGYNIASNWNKKNKKLMRDSRLKTSELIYNKFVDLKTYPKTFISASAMGYYGFNQNGTKNETEKPGTDWMAQLCVDWESCADQFTKLGSNVIKLRLPLVLDKNAEILKKSLMSFYFGFGVVFANGQQKLPWIHIEDVVRFIAFALKNKKIKGVYNIASRDNISHYQFIDMIKKVKYTYSMLIYMPQLLIKLIFFKKHVLLLNNISLDTKKIQNENFELKYPTIEKAITNLLL, encoded by the coding sequence ATGAAAGAAAAAGTGTTAATCACTGGAGCAGGTGGATTAATAGCCAAAAATTTAGGCAAAATATTACTTCATTCTGGATATAATATTTGCTTTTTAAGTTCTAATAAAAAAAATCTTAGTTCAAATACCTTTTACTGGAATTTTGAAGAAAAATATATTGATGAAAATGCTTTACACAATGTAGACCATATAATCCATTTAGCAGGATATAATATTGCCAGTAATTGGAACAAAAAAAATAAAAAATTAATGCGAGATAGTAGACTCAAAACATCCGAGTTAATTTATAATAAGTTTGTAGACTTAAAAACTTATCCTAAAACATTTATTAGTGCCTCTGCCATGGGATATTATGGTTTTAACCAAAATGGGACAAAAAATGAAACAGAAAAACCCGGCACTGACTGGATGGCACAACTATGTGTTGATTGGGAAAGTTGCGCAGATCAATTTACTAAACTTGGATCTAATGTAATAAAACTAAGACTTCCTTTAGTACTAGATAAAAATGCTGAAATATTAAAAAAATCATTAATGAGCTTTTATTTTGGTTTTGGAGTAGTATTTGCAAATGGCCAACAAAAATTACCTTGGATTCATATTGAAGATGTTGTCCGTTTTATTGCCTTTGCATTAAAAAATAAAAAAATAAAAGGCGTCTATAATATAGCAAGCAGAGATAATATATCTCATTATCAATTTATTGATATGATTAAAAAAGTAAAATATACATATTCCATGCTGATATATATGCCTCAATTACTTATAAAACTTATATTTTTTAAAAAACATGTTTTATTACTAAACAATATTTCTTTAGATACAAAAAAAATACAAAATGAGAATTTTGAACTAAAATATCCTACAATAGAAAAAGCTATAACAAACTTACTATTATAG
- a CDS encoding bifunctional folylpolyglutamate synthase/dihydrofolate synthase → MNFNEAIHWIYNQLPSYQEKGKSAYKEDIDNVKFFFDKHNFDLSQFKSIHIAGTNGKGSVAHMLCSVLQQSGYKVGLFTSPHILDFRERIRIDGIKISKVFVEDFINKYKRYFEKIHMSFFEMNVAMAFDYFISEKVDFAIIEVGLGGRLDATNVICPILSIITNTSIDHTNLLGNSLESITNEKAGIVKKNTPILIGEKNSCSYIIEKNAKKLNAPIYYSSNYNYNSDLKGEYQNKNINTCISAVDILRPIYDITDVNIVNGLLNVVKNTGLLGRWQVLNKKPKVICDIAHNYNSMKLVVGQLLKLNKKTSIILGLSHDKDINSIISLFPSNFTYYLTGSYNSRILDPNKLSKYFDRYNLTYEVFDFSFEAYDYLLSKTDENDLICICGSTFVVSDFLKYLDKA, encoded by the coding sequence ATGAATTTTAATGAGGCGATACATTGGATCTATAACCAGCTCCCATCTTATCAGGAAAAAGGTAAATCTGCATACAAGGAAGATATTGATAATGTTAAATTTTTTTTTGATAAACATAACTTCGATCTTTCACAATTTAAATCAATTCATATTGCAGGAACAAATGGTAAAGGCTCTGTTGCACACATGTTATGTTCCGTATTACAACAATCAGGATATAAAGTAGGTTTATTTACTTCTCCTCATATATTAGACTTCAGAGAAAGAATTAGGATAGATGGCATTAAAATATCAAAAGTATTTGTGGAAGATTTTATAAATAAATATAAAAGATACTTTGAAAAAATTCATATGTCATTCTTTGAAATGAATGTTGCTATGGCATTTGATTATTTTATTTCTGAAAAAGTCGATTTTGCAATTATAGAGGTGGGTCTAGGTGGACGTTTAGATGCGACAAATGTAATTTGTCCAATTTTATCTATTATTACGAATACTTCAATTGATCATACTAATTTATTAGGAAACTCCCTTGAGTCAATAACAAATGAAAAGGCTGGTATAGTCAAAAAGAACACTCCTATCTTGATAGGTGAAAAGAATTCATGTTCATATATAATTGAGAAAAATGCAAAAAAATTAAATGCACCAATATATTATTCATCTAATTATAATTATAATTCTGATTTAAAAGGAGAATATCAAAATAAAAATATTAACACCTGTATAAGTGCTGTAGATATTCTGAGACCTATTTATGATATTACAGATGTAAATATTGTAAATGGTTTACTAAATGTAGTGAAGAACACTGGACTTTTAGGACGTTGGCAAGTATTAAATAAAAAACCTAAGGTTATTTGTGACATCGCTCATAATTATAATTCAATGAAATTGGTTGTAGGTCAGCTATTAAAATTGAATAAAAAAACTTCCATTATATTAGGTCTTTCTCATGACAAGGATATTAATTCTATAATTTCCTTGTTTCCTTCGAACTTTACTTATTATTTAACTGGAAGTTATAATTCAAGAATATTAGACCCAAATAAGCTTTCAAAGTATTTTGATCGATATAATTTAACTTACGAAGTATTTGATTTTTCATTTGAGGCATATGATTATTTACTAAGTAAAACAGATGAAAATGACTTAATTTGTATTTGTGGAAGTACATTTGTTGTATCAGATTTTCTAAAATATTTAGATAAAGCATGA
- a CDS encoding biopolymer transporter ExbD — translation MFLKSENKINPNFSMSSMTDIVFLLLIFFMLTSTLVTTNALDIVLPSSSAQPLKKQTISISITEDLRYFINNESIERIFLESKIQTHMKGNDTTIILRAAQTIPLEYVVEVMDVAYRNNFKIVLATQPN, via the coding sequence ATGTTTTTAAAATCAGAAAATAAAATCAATCCCAATTTCAGTATGTCTTCAATGACAGATATCGTATTCTTATTGCTAATATTTTTTATGTTGACATCCACTTTAGTAACAACTAATGCTCTTGACATTGTGTTGCCTTCAAGTTCTGCTCAACCCCTTAAAAAACAAACTATATCTATTTCAATTACCGAAGATTTGAGATACTTTATTAATAATGAATCCATTGAAAGAATTTTTTTAGAATCCAAAATTCAAACACATATGAAAGGAAATGATACTACAATCATTTTAAGAGCTGCACAAACTATTCCTTTAGAATATGTCGTAGAAGTTATGGATGTAGCATATCGTAATAATTTTAAGATTGTTTTAGCCACACAACCTAATTAA
- a CDS encoding MotA/TolQ/ExbB proton channel family protein, which produces MFYYFNFCQLDSLLIQESSDLGIYTDDISVIDLFFQGGVAGQVIIIFLFLLSFITIYLFLERYFTIKKALQKDDYFFNSIKDFLYDGKHSSAIDLCQNTDTPIARILEKGIVRIDKSLEDISVSINNIGKLELSKLENNLAILGTISGSAPMIGFLGTVIGMVLAFYEMASSGGQIDIEMLSRGIYTAMTTTIAGLFVGIMAYISYNYLVSKISKAVFEMESTVIEFLDLIYDQKNN; this is translated from the coding sequence ATGTTTTATTATTTTAATTTTTGTCAATTAGATAGCTTATTAATTCAAGAATCTAGTGATTTAGGAATTTATACAGATGATATTTCTGTAATAGATTTGTTTTTTCAAGGTGGAGTAGCTGGTCAGGTTATCATTATATTTTTATTTCTTTTATCTTTTATAACAATTTATCTCTTTTTAGAAAGATATTTTACTATTAAAAAAGCATTACAAAAAGATGATTATTTTTTTAATTCAATTAAAGATTTTTTGTATGATGGAAAGCATTCATCTGCGATTGATTTATGCCAAAATACTGATACTCCAATAGCTAGAATTTTAGAAAAGGGCATTGTTAGAATTGACAAGTCACTTGAAGATATTTCAGTTTCAATAAATAATATAGGAAAATTAGAGTTATCTAAATTAGAAAATAATTTAGCAATATTAGGTACAATATCTGGTAGTGCCCCCATGATTGGGTTTCTAGGAACTGTAATTGGTATGGTCCTTGCATTTTATGAGATGGCAAGTTCAGGTGGGCAAATAGATATTGAAATGTTGTCAAGAGGAATTTATACTGCCATGACAACTACTATTGCTGGATTATTTGTTGGAATTATGGCCTATATAAGTTATAATTATTTAGTATCAAAAATTTCTAAAGCAGTATTTGAAATGGAATCTACTGTGATTGAGTTTTTAGATTTAATTTATGATCAAAAGAATAATTAA
- a CDS encoding sodium:proton antiporter, giving the protein MITTLIIIFFLGYLCIAFEHPIKIDKAATAIVTGVICWTILVLCADSGYYQISKELQYHLVHISEILFFLLGAMTIVELVDSHQGFSIITNKIKTSDRIKLLWIISILSFFFSAVLDNLTTAIVMAALLPKIIKGKDDIWFFGGMVILACNAGGAWSPIGDVTTIMLWIGGQVSALNIITSIFIPSLICMLAPLIYLSFTLKGKIIRPKNHNSVENQLNLTTSFERNLVFSLGVAGLLFVPVFKTVTHLPPYMGMLLSLGVLWVVTEVLHRSKNLEEKSNLTVIGVLKKVETPTIFFFLGILLAVSCLQSAGILNSLANYLNNTIGNIYVINVIVGLMSAIVDNVPLVAAAMGMYPIDSVGPFAQDGTFWEFLAYCAGTGGSVLIIGSAAGVAVMGILKIDFMWYLKKISFLAFIGYIYGALAYIILQFL; this is encoded by the coding sequence GTGATTACAACATTGATTATAATTTTTTTTCTCGGCTATTTGTGTATTGCTTTTGAACATCCTATTAAAATTGATAAGGCTGCAACAGCAATTGTGACAGGGGTTATTTGTTGGACTATTTTAGTTTTGTGTGCGGATTCGGGTTATTATCAAATTTCAAAAGAGTTACAATATCACTTAGTTCATATTTCTGAAATTCTATTTTTTTTACTAGGTGCTATGACAATAGTTGAATTAGTTGATTCTCATCAAGGATTTTCTATTATTACAAATAAAATAAAAACATCAGATAGAATTAAACTGTTATGGATTATATCGATTTTAAGTTTTTTCTTTTCAGCAGTGCTTGATAATCTTACAACAGCAATTGTTATGGCAGCTTTACTACCTAAGATAATTAAGGGTAAAGATGATATTTGGTTTTTTGGAGGTATGGTTATATTAGCATGTAACGCCGGAGGAGCATGGTCACCTATCGGTGATGTTACAACAATTATGTTATGGATCGGGGGCCAAGTATCGGCACTCAATATTATAACTTCAATTTTTATTCCTAGTTTAATTTGTATGTTGGCTCCATTAATTTATTTATCATTTACTCTTAAAGGAAAAATTATAAGACCAAAAAATCATAATTCTGTTGAAAATCAATTAAATCTTACAACTTCATTTGAACGAAATTTAGTTTTTTCATTAGGTGTTGCAGGTTTGTTATTTGTCCCTGTTTTTAAAACAGTTACACATCTTCCTCCTTATATGGGTATGTTACTTAGTTTAGGTGTTCTGTGGGTTGTAACTGAAGTACTACATAGGTCAAAAAATCTAGAAGAAAAATCCAACTTAACTGTAATAGGAGTATTAAAGAAAGTGGAAACACCTACGATTTTTTTCTTTCTAGGAATTCTATTAGCAGTTTCTTGTTTACAGTCAGCAGGTATTTTAAATTCCCTTGCTAATTATTTAAATAATACAATTGGCAATATTTACGTTATTAATGTAATTGTAGGTTTAATGTCGGCTATTGTAGATAATGTTCCATTAGTAGCAGCAGCTATGGGTATGTACCCTATTGATTCAGTAGGTCCCTTTGCACAGGATGGCACTTTTTGGGAATTTTTAGCATATTGCGCGGGCACAGGAGGAAGTGTTTTAATTATTGGATCTGCAGCAGGTGTAGCTGTAATGGGTATTTTAAAAATAGATTTTATGTGGTATTTAAAAAAGATATCATTTTTAGCTTTTATAGGTTATATTTATGGTGCTCTTGCCTATATCATTTTACAGTTTTTATAA
- a CDS encoding amino acid dehydrogenase: MKSLLQEYENKSPEIVFEWKDPQSDAIGWVVINSLRGGAAGGGTRMRKGLTKYEVLSLAKTMEVKFTICGPAIGGAKSGINFDPSDPRKQDVLLRWYKAVAPLLKNYYGTGGDLNIDEVSEVIPITEDCGVWHPQEGIFSGHYSPSSSEKINRIGQLRYGVKKRLEDENYTPSLYKNIVVADMITGYGVAESIKHYYKIWGGDFKNKRVIVQGWGNVGSSAAYYLSKFGALIVGIIDINGGLINTNGFSTEEIKKLFLNKENNKLISPNLIAFEEVNKQIWDLKADVFIPCAASRLLELDQVNRLLNSGVQLISSGANVPFANKEIFYGSIAEHADKNMSVIPDFISNCGMARVFAYLMSERRVLLTDKDIFEDCSKIIYKALLECYEHSSSNVNITSTALEIALNKLLTKQNSS, from the coding sequence ATGAAATCTTTATTACAAGAATACGAAAATAAATCTCCAGAAATTGTTTTTGAATGGAAAGACCCACAATCAGATGCAATTGGTTGGGTAGTAATAAATTCTTTAAGAGGGGGAGCTGCTGGAGGCGGTACAAGAATGAGAAAAGGATTGACAAAATACGAAGTTCTATCCCTTGCTAAAACAATGGAAGTTAAGTTTACTATTTGTGGTCCTGCTATTGGAGGCGCAAAATCAGGTATTAACTTTGACCCTTCGGACCCACGTAAACAGGATGTTTTATTAAGGTGGTATAAGGCTGTTGCTCCATTGTTAAAAAATTATTACGGTACAGGCGGAGATTTAAATATTGACGAAGTATCTGAAGTAATTCCTATTACTGAAGATTGTGGTGTATGGCACCCTCAGGAAGGTATTTTTTCAGGACATTATTCACCCTCATCATCTGAGAAAATAAATCGGATAGGTCAATTAAGGTATGGTGTAAAAAAAAGACTAGAAGATGAAAACTATACGCCCAGTTTATATAAAAATATTGTGGTTGCTGATATGATTACGGGATACGGAGTTGCGGAGTCAATTAAACATTATTATAAAATATGGGGAGGTGATTTTAAAAATAAAAGAGTCATTGTTCAGGGCTGGGGAAATGTAGGTTCTTCTGCTGCTTATTATCTGTCCAAGTTTGGTGCTTTGATCGTAGGTATAATTGATATTAATGGCGGACTTATAAATACAAATGGATTTTCAACTGAAGAGATTAAGAAACTTTTTTTGAATAAGGAAAATAATAAATTAATATCCCCAAATCTAATTGCTTTTGAAGAAGTAAATAAGCAAATTTGGGATCTAAAGGCTGATGTATTTATTCCATGTGCTGCTTCTAGATTATTAGAGTTAGATCAAGTTAACAGACTACTTAACTCAGGTGTTCAGCTTATTTCATCAGGTGCTAATGTTCCCTTTGCTAATAAAGAAATATTTTATGGCTCAATTGCTGAGCATGCAGATAAAAATATGAGTGTTATTCCTGACTTTATTTCAAATTGTGGAATGGCTAGAGTTTTTGCATATTTAATGTCTGAAAGAAGAGTCTTACTAACCGATAAGGATATATTTGAAGATTGTTCTAAAATAATATATAAAGCTTTGTTAGAATGTTATGAGCATAGTTCAAGTAATGTTAACATAACTTCTACAGCTCTAGAAATTGCATTAAATAAATTATTAACTAAACAAAATTCATCGTGA